In Spirobacillus cienkowskii, a genomic segment contains:
- a CDS encoding ABC transporter permease subunit, translating to MSVILKRTNINKNILIPNLLEDNSYIKRKNIYRDAFNRLLKNKAAIISFIILFIIILIVTLAPFITHYEIQDTDWLAISNPPNITNYHYFGTDDLGRDVFARTLYGGRMSLFIGIISSLISILIGITYGATAGFLGGKTDEIMMRTVDIIYSLPFMFFVILLMTFFGRNIFLIFIAIGAVNWLDMARIVRGQTLSLKRKEFIENAYVCGLSTPIIILRHIVPNISGIVIIYFTLTIPQVILTESFLSFLGLGVQEPATSWGVLINDGVQNLTIAWWRLVFPASFLVVTLFCFNFIGDRLRDALDPKDR from the coding sequence ATGTCCGTTATATTAAAAAGAACAAATATAAACAAGAATATTTTAATCCCAAATTTACTAGAAGATAATTCATACATTAAAAGAAAAAACATATACAGAGATGCTTTTAATCGATTACTAAAAAATAAAGCTGCAATAATAAGTTTTATTATTCTTTTTATAATTATATTAATTGTTACTTTAGCTCCATTTATCACTCATTATGAAATTCAAGATACCGACTGGTTAGCAATTTCTAATCCTCCAAATATTACAAATTATCATTATTTTGGCACAGATGATCTAGGAAGAGATGTTTTTGCAAGAACATTATATGGTGGAAGAATGTCATTATTTATAGGCATAATTTCTAGCTTAATTAGTATTTTAATTGGTATTACTTATGGTGCAACAGCTGGTTTTTTAGGAGGAAAAACTGACGAAATCATGATGCGAACTGTTGATATTATATATTCACTTCCTTTTATGTTTTTTGTTATCTTATTAATGACGTTTTTTGGAAGAAATATTTTCTTAATTTTTATTGCCATTGGAGCAGTAAACTGGCTAGACATGGCTCGAATTGTTAGAGGGCAAACACTCAGTCTCAAACGCAAAGAATTTATTGAAAATGCATACGTTTGTGGCCTATCAACCCCTATTATTATCCTACGACACATTGTTCCAAACATTTCAGGTATAGTTATTATTTATTTTACATTAACTATTCCACAAGTTATATTAACCGAATCTTTTTTAAGTTTTTTAGGATTAGGAGTTCAAGAGCCTGCAACAAGTTGGGGAGTGTTAATTAATGATGGTGTCCAAAATTTAACAATTGCTTGGTGGCGTTTAGTTTTTCCAGCGAGCTTTCTTGTTGTCACGTTATTTTGCTTTAATTTTATAGGCGATAGATTGCGTGATGCCCTTGATCCTAAAGATCGATAA
- the oppB gene encoding oligopeptide ABC transporter permease OppB encodes MLKYTLKRFLIAWPTLLILISLSFFLMHSIPGGPFSGEKTLNPTVQANLDAKYHLNDPLYKQYFDYLCSIAQGDFGPSFKYPDWTVNQLISQGFPVSLIIGAWAMTIAIIIGISIGLLAAYKQNSWIDYIASSISMTGISIPNFVTAPMFTLLFAVILGWLPAGGWNEGSVKNLILPITTLALPQIAIISKMMRSSMIEVLKSNFIRTAKAKGIPSRVILLKHALKPAILPVISYLGPASGGIITGSVVVEQIFSLPGLGSYLIKGALNRDYTLVLGTVILVGTIIIIFNFIVDLIYMLIDPKIRL; translated from the coding sequence ATGCTAAAATATACACTAAAAAGATTTTTAATAGCATGGCCAACATTATTGATTTTAATTTCTCTTTCTTTTTTTTTGATGCACTCAATTCCTGGTGGTCCATTTTCTGGAGAAAAAACATTAAATCCCACAGTACAAGCAAATTTGGATGCCAAATATCATTTAAACGATCCTCTTTACAAACAATATTTTGATTACTTATGCTCAATTGCACAAGGCGATTTTGGACCTTCATTTAAATATCCAGACTGGACTGTAAATCAATTAATTTCACAAGGATTCCCTGTTTCTTTAATAATTGGTGCTTGGGCTATGACAATTGCAATAATAATTGGTATATCAATCGGTTTACTTGCAGCCTACAAACAAAACTCGTGGATTGATTACATAGCATCAAGTATTTCTATGACAGGAATTTCAATTCCAAACTTTGTTACTGCTCCTATGTTTACATTACTATTTGCAGTCATATTAGGATGGCTGCCAGCAGGAGGTTGGAATGAAGGATCTGTTAAAAATTTAATTTTACCAATTACAACCTTAGCACTCCCACAAATTGCAATTATCAGCAAAATGATGCGCAGCAGTATGATTGAGGTTTTAAAAAGCAATTTTATTCGCACTGCTAAAGCCAAGGGAATTCCTAGTAGAGTTATTCTTTTAAAACATGCTTTAAAACCAGCTATTTTACCCGTAATTTCATATCTAGGTCCAGCTTCAGGGGGGATCATTACAGGATCTGTGGTAGTAGAACAAATTTTTAGTTTACCCGGACTCGGCAGCTACTTAATTAAAGGAGCACTTAACCGAGACTACACTCTTGTTTTAGGAACTGTAATTTTAGTTGGCACTATTATTATTATTTTTAATTTTATAGTCGATCTTATTTATATGTTAATAGATCCAAAAATTAGACTTTAG
- a CDS encoding oligopeptide/dipeptide ABC transporter ATP-binding protein, with amino-acid sequence MTLLNVTNLTISFNTPDGYIKAVNQLNLKLNPGEALGIVGESGSGKTQLVLGIMGLLASNSNVSGSVKFHNTELIGLSQKALNKIRGNKISIVFQDPMTALNPYLKISTQMIEVLKYHKNMNYKEAKNEALKMLDLVKISDAKNRIDMYPHEFSGGMRQRVLIAMSLLCKPDILIADEPTTALDVTVQAQIVNLLKELKQELGSAIIIITHDLGVVAGICNQVMVMYAGNIIERGPVNHIFYTPKHPYTKALLRSIPNLKSENYDNLPTITGHPPNLLQLPKGCSFADRCEFVMDICKNHMPPLNNISEQIQNACFLELSK; translated from the coding sequence ATGACATTATTAAACGTTACAAATTTAACAATCTCTTTTAATACTCCAGATGGATACATTAAAGCAGTTAATCAATTAAATTTAAAGTTAAACCCAGGAGAAGCACTGGGAATAGTTGGTGAATCTGGATCAGGAAAAACTCAGCTTGTATTAGGAATCATGGGATTACTTGCCTCAAATAGTAATGTGTCAGGAAGTGTTAAATTTCATAACACTGAACTAATTGGACTATCACAAAAGGCATTAAACAAAATTCGAGGAAATAAAATTTCTATCGTTTTTCAAGATCCAATGACGGCATTAAATCCATATTTAAAAATTTCAACACAAATGATTGAAGTTTTAAAATATCATAAAAATATGAACTACAAAGAGGCCAAAAATGAAGCTCTTAAAATGTTAGATTTGGTAAAAATTTCTGATGCAAAAAATCGCATCGATATGTATCCTCATGAGTTTTCTGGAGGTATGCGTCAACGTGTCTTGATCGCAATGAGTCTTCTTTGCAAGCCAGACATACTGATAGCAGATGAACCAACTACAGCGCTGGATGTTACAGTACAAGCACAAATTGTAAACTTATTAAAAGAATTAAAACAAGAATTAGGTTCTGCAATTATTATTATTACTCACGATCTTGGGGTTGTTGCTGGAATTTGTAATCAAGTCATGGTGATGTATGCAGGAAATATAATAGAACGTGGCCCTGTTAATCACATATTTTACACACCAAAACACCCATATACAAAAGCTTTATTACGTTCAATTCCAAATTTAAAAAGTGAAAATTATGACAATCTACCAACAATTACAGGTCATCCTCCAAATCTTTTACAATTGCCAAAAGGTTGTTCATTTGCGGATAGATGTGAATTTGTAATGGATATATGCAAAAATCATATGCCACCTTTAAACAATATAAGTGAACAAATTCAAAATGCATGCTTTCTGGAGCTAAGCAAATGA
- a CDS encoding peptide ABC transporter substrate-binding protein translates to MFKNTLTQFIFIVIFSLIQFKISIQKSFAAEVPPGTKLSNQQILNVGIGSEISTLDPQKVQDVISYRLTYDLFEGLTTENEKGDIVPGIADKWEVSKNGLIYTFHIRNGAKFSDGSPITAEDVVFSFQRLVDPKTASPYSDIISMVKNAKQIATGLSPVSSLGVKAVTTSKVEISLNVPTVYFIKITALTNLAIVQKANVEKHGDQFTLPGNLVSSGAFVLKYWKIGDKLTTVRNKNYWNNDKTIIETVNYYPITDVNTELQMYQTGQIDFTYDIPSDKYDFLKKNYASQLYTSPILAIFYINLNNSIEPFKNNIKLRQALSMAIDRDVLVEKIIGRGEKSIYDIVPYGISNYKQNSYAWSKLSKEQLIAEAQKLYKEAGFSKDNPLEISYSYNTNHLFKKIAIAISSMWEKTLGVKVNLINQEWKVFLTERMEGRYVTSRDNWYADYNDASTFLDLFKSSNPQNSSRYKNFQFDELLKQASHETNETNRKKLLEKASALMLEDYPIIPLYTYVSTHLVKSYIGGYTGQNPLDNIYSRNFYIIENKNN, encoded by the coding sequence ATGTTTAAAAACACATTAACTCAATTCATATTTATTGTTATTTTTTCTTTAATACAGTTTAAAATATCGATACAAAAAAGCTTTGCTGCTGAAGTACCACCGGGAACAAAGCTCTCAAACCAACAAATTTTAAATGTAGGAATTGGATCAGAAATTTCAACACTCGATCCGCAAAAAGTGCAAGATGTGATTAGCTACCGACTCACATACGATTTATTTGAAGGTCTAACCACCGAAAACGAAAAAGGAGACATAGTTCCTGGCATTGCTGATAAATGGGAAGTGAGTAAAAATGGCTTAATTTATACTTTCCATATTCGCAATGGCGCGAAATTTTCTGATGGCTCTCCAATTACTGCCGAAGACGTTGTGTTTTCGTTTCAAAGACTTGTTGATCCCAAAACTGCCTCACCGTATTCAGACATTATTTCCATGGTCAAAAATGCAAAACAAATTGCAACAGGACTTTCTCCTGTATCATCACTCGGAGTAAAAGCAGTAACTACATCTAAAGTTGAAATTTCATTAAACGTTCCAACTGTATATTTTATTAAAATTACAGCTTTAACAAATTTAGCGATTGTTCAAAAAGCCAATGTTGAAAAACATGGCGACCAATTTACGCTTCCTGGAAACTTAGTTTCAAGCGGCGCATTTGTATTAAAATATTGGAAAATTGGTGATAAGCTCACAACTGTCAGAAATAAAAACTATTGGAATAACGATAAAACAATTATTGAAACAGTGAATTACTACCCAATAACAGACGTCAATACAGAATTACAAATGTATCAAACAGGACAAATTGACTTTACGTATGATATTCCTTCAGATAAATATGATTTTCTTAAAAAAAATTATGCTTCGCAACTTTATACCAGCCCAATTTTAGCAATTTTTTATATAAATTTAAACAACAGTATAGAACCTTTTAAAAATAATATTAAATTACGTCAAGCGTTAAGTATGGCAATAGACAGGGACGTTCTCGTTGAAAAAATCATCGGACGTGGTGAAAAATCGATATACGATATTGTTCCTTATGGAATATCAAACTATAAACAAAATAGTTATGCATGGTCAAAATTAAGTAAAGAACAACTTATAGCAGAAGCACAAAAATTATATAAAGAAGCAGGATTTTCAAAAGACAATCCTTTAGAAATATCTTATTCTTATAATACAAATCATTTATTTAAAAAAATTGCGATTGCAATTTCATCAATGTGGGAAAAAACTCTAGGCGTTAAAGTTAATTTAATCAATCAAGAATGGAAAGTTTTTCTTACCGAAAGAATGGAAGGACGTTACGTGACGTCTCGAGATAATTGGTATGCAGATTACAATGATGCATCTACATTTCTTGACCTCTTTAAGTCATCAAACCCTCAAAATAGCTCAAGATATAAGAATTTTCAATTTGATGAACTTTTAAAGCAAGCATCTCATGAAACTAACGAAACAAATCGAAAAAAACTGCTCGAAAAAGCATCGGCATTAATGTTAGAAGATTATCCAATTATCCCACTATACACCTATGTTTCAACGCATCTTGTAAAAAGCTATATTGGAGGCTATACAGGTCAAAACCCTTTAGATAATATTTACTCAAGAAATTTCTATATTATTGAAAATAAAAATAACTAA
- a CDS encoding bifunctional homocysteine S-methyltransferase/methylenetetrahydrofolate reductase: MSNKKPIAELTHCKNSFLECLSTGENILLSGSTGTLLYEKGIFINKCFEEVNISQPELVYQIHCEFINAGAKIIITNTWGANATKLKAFGLEEKSHEINSEGAKIARKAANNQCWVAGSIGPLGVRIEPWGPTSLNEAKTIFKNQASALVAGGADLFILEGFPDLSEIHQAILGIQEACALPIIAMMSVNEDGHSLYGTEPEWFIRKLDEWGADVVGIDGGNGPAPMLELIKKIISVTLKPIILYPNAGLPRMVDGRLIYMASPEYMGEFARQALLKGVRLLGGSSGTSPAHTKIMAGALRQSKAFKHTEHKITMNHSAQPVHVHTSKVPRALQSQWAKKIVDGEFVITMELLPPKGLEIDKILERAKICKNNNIDGINIPDGPRASARMSSLATACLIEQKVGIETILHYACRDRNLLGIQSDLLGAAALGIKNILCITGDPPKMGPYPNATAVFDIDAIGLVNMVTRLNSGFDLGGSSIGVPTSMSVGVGANPVSPNLETEKSRFRYKVEAGAEWAITQPVFDSESLFKFLEFSSQFQIPIIAGIWPLKSLRNAEFMANEVPGVYVPKTILKRMEKYKSADDQMQEGIQIAKELIAKIKSSVQGLQISAPLGMVDFALKLLD; encoded by the coding sequence ATGTCAAATAAAAAACCGATTGCCGAACTTACGCACTGCAAAAACTCATTTCTTGAATGTTTATCAACAGGAGAAAATATTCTTTTAAGCGGTTCAACAGGCACGTTACTTTACGAAAAAGGAATATTTATTAACAAATGCTTTGAAGAAGTTAATATATCGCAACCAGAGCTTGTGTATCAGATTCATTGCGAATTTATCAATGCTGGAGCAAAAATTATTATTACAAATACCTGGGGGGCGAATGCTACAAAATTAAAAGCATTTGGACTCGAAGAAAAATCACACGAAATAAACAGCGAAGGAGCAAAAATTGCACGCAAAGCAGCAAACAATCAGTGCTGGGTCGCAGGGAGTATTGGCCCTCTTGGCGTGCGCATTGAACCATGGGGCCCCACATCACTGAATGAAGCCAAAACAATATTTAAAAATCAAGCGTCTGCCCTTGTTGCCGGTGGTGCTGATCTTTTTATTTTAGAGGGTTTTCCAGATTTATCAGAAATTCACCAAGCAATACTTGGAATTCAAGAAGCATGTGCACTTCCGATTATTGCAATGATGAGTGTGAATGAAGATGGCCACAGCCTCTATGGCACCGAACCAGAATGGTTTATCAGAAAACTCGATGAATGGGGTGCTGATGTGGTGGGAATTGATGGTGGCAATGGCCCAGCTCCGATGCTTGAGCTCATTAAAAAAATAATTTCTGTGACCTTAAAACCAATTATTTTATATCCAAACGCAGGTTTGCCACGCATGGTTGATGGGCGGTTGATTTATATGGCAAGCCCAGAATATATGGGAGAATTTGCAAGACAAGCACTCCTCAAAGGTGTGCGGTTACTGGGCGGCAGCAGCGGCACTTCTCCTGCTCACACTAAAATTATGGCTGGCGCCCTAAGGCAGTCTAAAGCGTTTAAACATACTGAACACAAAATTACGATGAACCATTCCGCACAACCTGTTCATGTGCACACCAGCAAAGTCCCAAGAGCATTACAGAGCCAATGGGCAAAAAAAATTGTAGACGGCGAGTTTGTGATCACCATGGAGCTACTCCCACCCAAAGGATTAGAAATAGATAAAATTTTGGAACGTGCAAAAATTTGTAAAAACAATAATATTGATGGGATAAATATTCCAGATGGCCCCAGAGCTTCAGCGCGCATGAGCTCTCTTGCCACAGCCTGCTTAATTGAACAAAAAGTTGGAATTGAAACTATTTTGCATTACGCCTGCCGCGATCGAAATTTATTAGGCATTCAAAGCGATCTGTTGGGTGCGGCTGCACTTGGTATTAAAAATATACTTTGTATTACCGGAGATCCCCCTAAAATGGGTCCTTACCCGAATGCCACAGCAGTATTTGACATCGATGCAATTGGACTTGTGAACATGGTGACAAGGCTCAATAGTGGTTTTGATTTAGGCGGATCCAGTATCGGCGTCCCAACGAGTATGAGTGTTGGAGTTGGCGCAAACCCCGTTTCCCCCAATTTAGAAACAGAAAAATCTCGCTTCCGTTACAAAGTCGAAGCAGGTGCAGAGTGGGCTATCACCCAACCAGTTTTTGATTCTGAGTCGTTATTTAAATTTCTAGAATTTTCATCCCAATTTCAAATTCCAATTATTGCTGGCATTTGGCCATTAAAAAGTTTGCGCAACGCCGAATTTATGGCAAACGAAGTGCCTGGCGTTTATGTACCAAAAACAATTTTAAAACGCATGGAAAAATACAAAAGCGCAGACGATCAAATGCAAGAAGGAATACAAATTGCCAAAGAATTGATTGCAAAAATTAAATCTTCTGTTCAAGGATTGCAAATTAGTGCTCCATTAGGAATGGTTGATTTTGCACTCAAACTTTTAGATTAA
- a CDS encoding 2Fe-2S iron-sulfur cluster-binding protein, with product MSKCIVHFALEDMDVEAPCGTSFQDIVAACDADVTFGCRNGTCGTCRILIESGSENISQMNSEEKDFLASIDAQKNERLGCQIKILGDCSINYIGL from the coding sequence ATGTCTAAATGTATTGTTCATTTTGCTCTTGAAGACATGGATGTTGAAGCACCTTGTGGCACATCGTTTCAAGACATTGTGGCGGCTTGTGATGCCGATGTGACTTTTGGCTGCCGCAATGGCACATGTGGCACATGTCGTATATTAATTGAATCAGGTAGCGAAAATATTTCACAAATGAATAGCGAAGAAAAAGATTTTCTTGCATCTATCGACGCACAAAAAAATGAACGCTTAGGCTGCCAAATTAAAATACTTGGTGACTGTTCTATTAATTATATAGGTTTATAA
- a CDS encoding YopT-type cysteine protease domain-containing protein, which translates to MPQYIEIVTNKKVIFGQHFKKKSLIPGKALYSDGICHGLSLAWIKKIHTLKTFCQISLPSSNEGLLIQNKLDYNFNTRKHAIKKENYKYDEHHNKDVSPDEFFINDNCNFLKSYSELGFKLVKYCGLMSAFRLTYFLNDLLKNNDMRTKIKAFLICTGGHALALAINYKSIVFFDSNYGIIIYNHKEAIDDALLFYKFNECLLDYKIKHLAVVELQY; encoded by the coding sequence ATGCCTCAATACATTGAAATTGTTACAAACAAAAAAGTTATATTCGGACAACATTTTAAAAAAAAATCATTGATACCTGGAAAAGCATTATATTCAGATGGCATTTGTCATGGTTTAAGCTTAGCATGGATTAAAAAAATTCATACTTTAAAGACTTTTTGTCAAATTTCTCTACCAAGTTCAAATGAAGGCTTACTAATTCAAAATAAACTAGATTATAATTTTAATACTAGAAAACATGCAATTAAAAAAGAAAATTATAAATATGATGAACACCATAATAAAGATGTTTCCCCGGATGAATTTTTTATCAATGATAATTGTAATTTTTTAAAGTCTTATTCAGAACTTGGTTTTAAACTAGTTAAATATTGTGGACTTATGAGCGCATTTCGTTTAACATATTTTCTGAATGATCTACTAAAAAATAATGATATGAGAACAAAAATAAAAGCTTTCTTAATTTGTACAGGTGGTCATGCACTTGCACTGGCTATAAATTATAAATCTATTGTTTTTTTTGATTCTAATTATGGAATTATTATTTATAATCACAAAGAAGCAATAGATGATGCCCTTCTATTCTATAAATTTAATGAATGTCTTTTGGATTATAAAATAAAACATCTAGCTGTTGTAGAACTTCAATATTAA
- the metH gene encoding methionine synthase, translating to MKKTLSQLIQEKVVLLDGAMGTQIFSYHPTIEDYGSHELDGCVEILNQTRKHWIQEIHHNYYNAGADAIETNTFGCNEIVLAEFGIANQTMLLNKLAAELARDVANSYNEAKFVIGSVGPGTKLISLLQIDYNTLYQSYFTQIQGLLQGRVDAILIETCQDINQAKIAVRAAKNAMKLLKIEVPIWTQVTIESNGTMLVGSDIQTALTAIEALGIQVLGMNCATGPDEMRSHIAYLSEASPMPISVLPNAGLPQNVQGKTVYPLKPQEFAEKVFSMAKEFQLNVVGGCCGTTPEHIHALRSKIQQLNPGIRKGKLTRSVSSLYTSVPLNLEPKPLYVGERTNANGSKKFKELLSNNDFEGLAQIAKSQLKEGAHILDVCVAYVSRNESEDMDALLKKIVTQVNIPIMIDSTEIPVIEKALQTVPGKCVVNSINFEDGTAKAEKILQLCKEYGAAVVALTIDESGMAKSAAHKLSIAEKIYELAVSRYKIHPGDLIFDPLTFTLGSGDEEFRKSAIETLNGIKLIKHNFPEVKTILGLSNVSFGLTPFARQILNSLMLFHAVKYGLDLAILNASKILPIAKISADDKILFEDLLFDNRKENYDPLKLIVTRFNDKNKQSSHQPKNRDTIPLEQRLKLDIIDGEKQLIVADCHEALKIFSPLHIINNILLDGMKVVGERFGAGEMQLPFVLESAEVMKIAVKALEPFMEKKSGYSKGKMIIATVKGDVHDIGKNLVDIILTNNGYEILNLGIKQPIESILEQYKNSGAHAIGMSGLLVKSTAIMKENLEYMTAHGFKTPVILGGAALTREFVEKECQAVYQGPVFYAFDAFECLKIMEKLTSIQGEISSAILQEIRNFAKNEPANSKNNDDNTIKIIKKGNVSLIPDKCKQSPWVRKTERVPNSPFWGTQILSLNLEEIFAFVDEFALIRTRWGFKKGNSSEEEFQSILNHKAMPLLLNLKEKLLKDKSILPKAIYGYFPVCSQNDSLLVYDPNTTPTTPINKRNIIAKFDFPRQKSGRILCIADFFKNVESGDIDTLGVQIVTLGEEFSSQARQLYESNNFTDYFYYHGLGTELTEAGAEWLHKKMRTGWGIANKDAKTLRQLFSQGYQGSRYSFGYPACPNMEGNTLLLNLLEANRIGVHISESSQMHPELTTSALVTWHPQARYFTT from the coding sequence ATGAAAAAAACTTTAAGCCAACTTATCCAAGAAAAAGTTGTGCTACTTGATGGTGCGATGGGAACGCAAATTTTTTCTTATCACCCAACAATAGAAGATTATGGCAGCCATGAACTTGATGGATGCGTTGAAATTCTCAATCAAACTCGAAAACATTGGATTCAAGAAATTCATCATAATTACTATAACGCAGGTGCCGATGCGATAGAAACCAATACCTTTGGCTGTAATGAAATTGTCTTAGCAGAATTTGGTATTGCAAACCAAACCATGCTTTTAAATAAATTGGCGGCAGAACTCGCACGAGATGTTGCCAATTCTTACAATGAAGCAAAGTTTGTAATAGGAAGCGTTGGCCCTGGCACAAAACTCATATCTTTATTACAAATAGATTATAACACTCTTTACCAAAGTTACTTTACTCAAATTCAAGGTTTATTACAGGGTAGAGTTGATGCAATATTAATTGAAACTTGCCAAGATATTAATCAAGCAAAAATTGCTGTTCGTGCAGCGAAAAATGCCATGAAACTGTTAAAAATCGAAGTGCCAATTTGGACACAAGTTACAATTGAAAGTAACGGTACCATGCTCGTTGGCAGTGACATTCAAACAGCTTTAACCGCAATCGAAGCCTTAGGAATTCAGGTACTAGGAATGAACTGTGCAACAGGCCCCGATGAGATGCGCAGCCATATTGCTTATCTGAGCGAAGCATCCCCAATGCCAATTAGTGTTTTGCCCAATGCAGGCTTACCTCAAAATGTTCAAGGAAAAACTGTTTATCCTTTAAAACCGCAGGAGTTTGCAGAAAAAGTTTTTTCTATGGCAAAAGAATTTCAACTCAATGTTGTAGGAGGATGTTGTGGCACAACACCTGAACATATTCATGCACTACGTTCAAAAATTCAACAGCTCAATCCTGGTATCAGAAAAGGAAAATTAACGCGAAGTGTAAGCAGCTTGTATACGTCTGTTCCGTTAAATTTAGAACCCAAACCCCTTTACGTTGGTGAACGGACCAATGCCAATGGCTCTAAAAAATTTAAAGAACTGTTATCAAATAATGATTTTGAAGGTCTTGCGCAAATAGCCAAAAGTCAACTGAAAGAAGGGGCTCACATTCTCGATGTGTGTGTCGCGTATGTCTCACGCAATGAGTCGGAAGATATGGATGCGCTGCTAAAAAAAATTGTCACTCAAGTGAATATTCCAATCATGATCGATTCTACAGAAATTCCAGTTATCGAAAAAGCACTGCAAACAGTTCCCGGAAAGTGCGTGGTCAACTCTATCAATTTTGAAGACGGAACTGCCAAAGCAGAAAAAATATTGCAACTTTGTAAAGAATATGGAGCTGCGGTTGTTGCTCTCACAATCGATGAATCCGGCATGGCCAAATCTGCGGCACACAAATTGTCTATTGCAGAAAAAATATATGAATTGGCTGTTTCTCGATATAAAATTCATCCTGGAGATCTAATTTTTGACCCCTTAACGTTTACGTTAGGGAGTGGTGATGAAGAATTTAGAAAATCGGCAATCGAAACTTTAAATGGCATCAAGCTTATTAAACACAATTTTCCAGAAGTAAAAACAATACTGGGGCTTTCTAATGTTAGTTTTGGATTGACTCCTTTTGCTCGGCAAATTTTAAATTCTTTAATGTTATTTCATGCTGTCAAATATGGATTAGATTTGGCAATTCTCAATGCTTCAAAAATTCTTCCAATTGCAAAAATCAGCGCTGACGATAAAATTTTATTTGAAGATTTACTTTTTGATAATAGAAAAGAAAATTATGACCCATTAAAACTCATTGTCACTCGCTTTAATGACAAAAACAAACAATCATCACATCAACCAAAAAATAGAGATACTATTCCATTAGAACAAAGGCTAAAGCTTGATATTATTGATGGAGAAAAACAACTTATTGTTGCCGATTGTCACGAGGCCTTAAAAATTTTTTCGCCATTGCATATTATCAATAATATTTTGCTAGATGGCATGAAAGTTGTTGGAGAACGCTTTGGCGCAGGAGAAATGCAACTTCCATTTGTTCTAGAAAGTGCTGAAGTCATGAAAATTGCGGTTAAAGCACTAGAGCCCTTTATGGAAAAAAAATCTGGCTACAGTAAAGGAAAAATGATTATTGCCACTGTAAAAGGAGATGTGCATGATATTGGCAAAAACTTAGTTGATATCATTTTAACCAATAATGGCTATGAAATTTTAAATTTAGGAATTAAACAGCCAATAGAAAGCATTCTTGAGCAGTATAAAAATTCTGGTGCCCACGCTATTGGCATGAGTGGGTTGCTTGTTAAATCGACAGCAATCATGAAAGAAAATTTAGAATATATGACTGCGCATGGATTTAAAACTCCAGTCATTTTAGGAGGCGCCGCATTAACTAGAGAATTTGTTGAAAAAGAATGTCAAGCTGTTTATCAAGGCCCTGTTTTTTATGCATTTGATGCATTTGAATGTTTAAAAATTATGGAAAAATTGACATCAATCCAAGGAGAAATAAGTTCTGCAATTTTACAAGAAATTAGAAATTTTGCAAAAAATGAACCAGCAAATTCAAAAAATAATGATGATAATACAATTAAAATCATTAAAAAAGGAAATGTTTCTTTAATTCCTGACAAATGTAAACAAAGTCCATGGGTTAGAAAAACAGAGCGGGTTCCTAATTCTCCTTTTTGGGGAACACAAATTTTGTCATTAAATTTAGAAGAAATTTTTGCTTTTGTAGACGAATTTGCGTTGATTAGAACGCGATGGGGGTTTAAAAAAGGCAACAGTTCTGAAGAAGAATTTCAATCGATTCTTAATCATAAAGCAATGCCATTATTATTAAACTTAAAAGAAAAATTATTAAAAGACAAATCAATTTTGCCTAAAGCCATTTACGGCTATTTTCCAGTATGTTCGCAAAATGACTCCTTGCTTGTTTATGACCCTAATACAACACCAACAACTCCTATCAATAAAAGAAATATTATTGCAAAATTTGATTTTCCTAGACAAAAATCAGGCAGAATTTTATGTATTGCTGATTTTTTTAAAAATGTAGAATCGGGAGACATCGACACTCTGGGTGTCCAAATTGTCACTTTAGGAGAAGAGTTTTCTTCCCAGGCTAGACAACTATACGAATCTAATAACTTTACAGACTACTTTTATTACCATGGACTAGGAACAGAACTCACTGAAGCAGGCGCAGAGTGGTTACATAAAAAAATGAGAACTGGATGGGGAATTGCAAATAAAGATGCAAAAACTTTAAGGCAACTATTTAGCCAAGGGTATCAAGGTTCACGCTATTCATTTGGTTACCCGGCATGTCCAAATATGGAAGGCAATACGCTACTTTTAAATTTACTTGAAGCAAACCGTATCGGTGTGCATATTTCAGAAAGTTCTCAAATGCACCCCGAATTGACTACGAGTGCTTTGGTAACATGGCATCCGCAGGCCCGATATTTTACAACTTAA